ATATGGTTAGAGTTGGACTGTTCATTAAGTTGCCTTCAAGTTGCCACGGAGATACGGTATTTGGACTAACGAATACTACCCATATAGCATCAGAATCTCTGCGCGAATTCAGGGTTTTCGTGCTGGGTGACGCAGTGCCACCACAATCCGAGTCAACTGCAAAGTacgcggcgcagcaagcGTGGAATGGCGCAGTCAACGAGCGGCCGGCCTcggccgcagaaggcgatgCAGTGGGACTTCTACCCTACACGAGAACCGAATCCTGCGCATTGCACCGCGTCTCCTGGTGACAGAATGCAGCGCTCTGACGAACGCCGCCGACGCTGGCACGGGTGGGCTACCCGTCGTGGGTCCACTGCTAAACCCCACTCGGGTCGTGTGCACGCTACCGGAAATAACTTGATCACGCACTGCAAAAGTTTGTGAACGAGCATCTTGTGCTATTCTAAGAGGTTTTGTGTGTCTCTTGACCCTCGACCGCACTACTTCGATTTGTGGCGAGAACTTCCGCGCGAACGCTACATGTTCCATCATAACGTCTGAGCGCCTTCACAGTCCGAGAGTCCGCTCTGTGCATTGGGCCAGTAGACAACGGTAACGCAAAGCTAGAACTtcaagaaaaagaaggctCAAAAATGCAGTCCTCGACGTTGGTCCCACCACTTAGTCGCACCCCATTCATACAATGCACACAACAATGGCAGGGGGGATGGTCGAACATGATTGACGTAATAGTGGCATTCCAAAATGCGAATACTTGGATGACCACGTCAACAGACACCGTCAAGAGCACGACCAGGAGTCCTATCGACATTGACGAGGACGGCGGTTGCATAAAAAGTGGCGCACAGCTGCACATTCGGCTCAGCCACCGGCGCCTAAGTGACCCAGCAGACGATCCACATTAGCGAACGCGACCGTGTTCTCGCACGAGCAAGGATCGCCCCGGGGAGCGCATCTTGAGCGACTGACACCCGAATTGCTACTGGCAGCAACGCAGAGGAGGTGTGTGTAACACCCCCCTTTCTGCTCAGCTACATGACTCTCAAACCTCCGCAGCATACCCAAAAGCGGGCGCCCCATCAACTAACTGGACTTGGAGCGTGGACGCGCATCGGCCGGAAAGCGTGCCCCGAGCAAAAATAGATCCAATACAGAGTCGATGACACGTGTCTCGGGGTTGAGTGCATACTCTGTCGCCGGCTGACCCTCACCGCAAACAGTGCAGACACAGCGCTGCTATGCCCCAACCCCGAAACCGTCCTCACACGTCggtccgcggcagcgcccagGGTGTGCCCTGCCATaagcaggcggcgacccAGACCTGGCAGGCTTCGAAAAAGCAGTACAGTCGGCCGATGGCGGCCGCAAGCACACGGCCGTCATCATGCACGCTCCATGTTTCGCGCTACTGCCCCCGACAAGCGCGGATTCCCCCTCCGGGTGGAGTTGGAGAGACGGCAACTCGCACAGCCGCACACCCTCTCGGATGCTTCACGATTTCTCAAAAACGGCGGCTCGAAAGATGGCCTGTTGATGAGCTCGTTGCTCCTCTGGCGACAGAAATGGCGCATTCGTTCGGAAAGGCGCATCTTTGTGGAAGGTCGCTAGAAACACCTCATACGTAAAAATGAATAGGTTCCTGTAGAGATCTACGCCATCGGAAAAGCCATTCAACAAGTCATTCAGCCCCTGGATCGCAGCAGCGTTAGAGGCCGTACTGTCTTGCCTCCACTGCGTTAGGAGCGACTGTCCAAGGCTCCGGATCGCCGACACTGCGACTAAACGTGCAGCATGATGGCCAGTCTCTTCCATCTGCGCTCTGCGCTCTGGGTTCTCGACGTTGGCAGCGTCTTGACGGACGAGTGCTCTGAGCTGCGTGACCGTCTCTGAGTACCACGTCATCATCCTCTCAAGTGTCGCTTCACGCGTCTCCTGCCGGCTGGGCGACCCCTCAGACTGCTCACTTCCGGGAAGCTCAAACGGCTGACAATGAGGAACCATACGCTTGACCTGGGATCGCAGGCGGAAACCGGCCATCTTGCCGATCCACTTCCTGGCACGATCTTTCATCTTCTTAGCACGCTCCATATATGGCCCCAACTTAAGGACGTCTTCCTCACTGAAGGAACCCGCGGGGTGTTCCCccctcttcgcctttcgCTTCTTACTCTTGGAATGCTGTTTCACGACCGCCTCAACAACCTTTTTATTAGCTTCGTCTACGAGTTCCGAGAAGTGCGAACAGGCCTGCCAGATTTCTGACGTAGTGACTTCAATCTCTTCCAAACCTTGCATGGTTTCTTCATCAAGACCGATATCTTCATCATCGTTGTTTTCGAGTGCCAGCAGTAAATTCCTCGTTGTCGCTTTCTCCATCAGGGCCTCAACAAGGGTTTCCAAATGCTTTACAACCTTAGCCTCTAATGCCTCAATCTCCTGCAGAACCGGTTCCAGGCCGCCACTCGCCTCACTTGAGATCTGGCCGCTTGCCGAGGTCTCCTGAGGTCTGTCGGATGCCGCCGAGTCTCCAGCGGCCTTTGTGCCCGCCTGCAGACTCTGCCTCGCTAAggctctcctctgcttcgccgtcaGCGGGGCGGCTGGAGCATCGCCCTCCCCCGCGTCTcctgtctgcgcctcctcgccaacGGCTGCGGTCTCTTTCGCTCCCGACGCCTCTCTGCCACCAACACCACGGCCCGCCCTgctgccgtcctcgcctcctcccgcaGCACCCTCCTGCGACACCGTCggctccgcgctgccgccggcgctgcctccaACGCTTCCGGCCgccccgcctgccgccgggtcgtcgtctcctccgggTGGTCCTCTACGGCCCGCTCCCAGCCCGGGCTCATCTCTGCcgctcttcgctttcttgcTCTTCTTGTCCCTTTTCTGACCCTTCTGATCACCCTCGTCATCGTCCTTCGCTCCGccctcagcgccgccgcgctgcgaccaaccgccgtcgcccttccGCCCTCCCGGTGGCGGAGGTGAGCCACTTCCCCCGGCccccgctgcctgcgtctgccgcgatCCGCCAGACCCCGAACCCGATGACGATGAcccgcctgctgcggagcCCGCAGCGTGGTCCTTTCCGCCCGCTGCGTGTTTGCCCGAAGATCCtctcgagccgccgcgcgacgcgcctgctcTGCCGCTCCCCTGCGTCGATGGGGACTGCTGCATGTGCGTCTTCGGTCTCGCCCCCAAATCCCTGGACTTCTGGGGCTCGGGCTGTGAAGAGGCGCCACTTTGTCGCGGGGGCTGTGCCGGAGGCGCTGATGGGGCGGCTGAGGGAGCAGGAGGCTTCTTCGGAGCCCCGTGGCGGACACGATGCGCCCATGACACAAGCGATCCAGTCTCGGCCTCGGTTCTTTTGGGAGAGTCCGACGGGGCGGAGTGTGGACGGCCCCAAATCAGCTCGAGCAGGGTGCGCGACCCCCAGAGACTGTGCGAAGACAGACCGCTTCCTTCGTAGGCCGGGCTCAGTGGCATGTGTTCAGGTCCAGGGGGTGAAGTAGGGTCCAGGAACCTCAGGCCTAGTTCATCACTGCTCAGAGGACCGGCGGCACCCGGGGGGTCGGTCGAAAGTTGCGACTGGGCTCCAGTCTCGAGGGTGCCCGGAGGAAGCCTCGGGAGCCTGGTAGGCGCCTCGTGGGCCTTGGCAGGTTCCGCGTCACTGCCAAACAGGAATTCGACGGAAGCGACCCCTGTAGAGAGAAGGGCGTCTTCTTGACCTGCAGCGCCACCGTGCTTGCCTGTCAGGCTCCCTTGCTGAACATCCGGCTTTGAGGACTCACGAGGGACAGGGGAGATGCCGGCAGAGTCTGCCGCGTGTCGTGAACCTTCCGGATGTGTCTGCGGGAAATGAGTTCCTGCAGGGCTCTTTGACTGCGAACCGACCCCTTGCTCCTCCGCAGCATCCGCGCTAGCGGACGCTGCGCCTGGCGGGAGGCCTGCATCCGCAGACAGTTTTTCTTCCAGCGAACTAGCCGCGCCTGACGAAGAGTCTTTCTGCCGCCGGacctctgctgcagcattCCTCAGATTATCGACCAAGGGAATCACACTGCTCAAGGTGGTGAAAAGTGCATTCAGGCCGTGCCTCATGTGGCCGCGACTTACTGAGAGCCTGCCGACAACAGCGCTCAGAGTATTAGCAATCTCTTCCAGCTCCACTGCGTCTCCCTCCACAGTTCCGAGCTCCCCTGACTCAAATTCActcgcctcctgctgcgctgcaggcacATCCCTAGGCACTGGGTGCGGGGGATTGTGACCGGCCGGCCACTcccgggggggcggcgggggcccCGAGCCACCTTGCGCCGCATTGTCGCAggtgggcggcgaggcgggcggctgcccccacccgctgccggccgcgaggcggcgaaccGAAACAGACGCGTTTTGGTCTGCGGACAGAAGCGAAGATGGGACGCGGAGTACGCAGAGGAAAGCGTACCGAGCCAAGACGACGGACACTGCGGTCACTGCGACGGCGGACAGGAGCCTGACGCCTGCCCGGCCTGTTGCCAGTGCTTTTGGAAGTCGCTTCGCCCGCGGGTCTCCTCCAGTCCCTGAAGATAGTCGCCCTCGGACCTTGTTGGTCCCTTTATAGTGCTGAGGCGTCTCTGGATTGACCAAAGGGACAGCGGACATAAACTCTGAACGGGCCAGAGCGTAACCTTGCAGATCCTCACGCTCTGTGTCTACGGCCTCCCGTTTGCGTTCGCCGGCGTCCACACCAGGCTCCCGCCGGCGGGATTCCGTTGGTGCCAACGCCGCCATTTCGTGACTGCTAAAAGATTCGTCTCTGCCGGTGTCACTGTGCGCATCTGTCTTTTCGTCAGCATACTGAAATTTGTCACCAGGCGCGGATGCCGTGAAGTCTCTTGGTGACTGCGCCATTGTTCGTACCCGGTACCGCTATCACGCGACGATTCTCGCTCGTCTGTAGACAGCGTTGACCCGCGACGAGAGtggcctctccctcgcaatGTACCCAGCGGTaaagagccgcagccgccggtcAAACACGGTGGAACATCGTCCTCGCTGATGGGGTAAAATCCACAGAGCCGCTCAGCTCACGTGTAGCGGTAGTGTACTGTGATGACATGCAGCAGATCTGACATTGATGAACCTATACTGGATCTCACGAGGCCACGCACGTGTCGCCCTTCAAACTCATGGGGCTGCTACGCTTACGAAGGAGAAACGCATTCGCAGTATCCGCAGTCCTTCGAGTCAACGGCAGAGAAAAGGCCGACCACGACAGGGTTGCATTCCTCCGGGTACACCTGCAAGCGTGGAGGATGCGCGGAAAGTCCAGATTGAGGACAAGAGATTGCGGCATCAACATCACTCTGGAAATACGTATAACTTCACAGGGCGTTTCCGTATAGGCCTTGTTACGACCGGCTACACCGGCTGCCGGGCTCGCGGGATCCGGTCTGCCCCACCCGGGCggtgcgcggcagcgcgaccGCTTGACAGCCGCGTCTCCAACTGCCCACGCATCAGTGGCTAAACGAACGGAGACATCCGCCGAGTTGAGGCGTGAGTCTGCTCGAGCTGCGGGTCAGGACAGAGGCACAGTTTTTCAACAAATGCCCGCTCGCCACGGAGTCTCTATTACGTCGTTCTAGGTTGCTGACAAGCACCGCCGTCTGCTAAGGATCCCGCGACCCCGGCAACAAGCGTGCCGAGCGACACTCGACACTGAGGGGGGGCTctggagaggaggcaggtGCCATCCCGCGCAGCCAAACTGAGATCCCACCTTCGCGGTGGCCCCAAAAGAGCTCCGCCATGGCTGCATGGGGTCTCTTAGCGGCGTGCGCACGAACGTACGTCTTCCTACGTGTGCCCGTGGCTGAATTACATTTAGTTAACCGGTGGCGGGAACAAGCACGCGTTCATGCCGTGCACGGACCTGCTTGCACACTCCTGAAACTAAAGTGTGGGCTACCCCGTCGGTACGCATGCAAGTCTCGTCGGCAAGAGGATGCTCTATTCTGACAAACACTGCAGCCGAAATATTCCCACCTCTTGAGAGCGCTTACAACTATAGGTTCAGGGAGCGTAGACCCTCTGGAGCTCCCCTCGATCCGAGAAGACACCCCCTCCCTCGCCCACTTCAAGCGGCGTTTCACTTGGGTTCACTAGGCGGTTCAGCACCGCCGCCCACAACTGAGTCACTAATGGAGGTTAGTTGGTCGCCATGAGGTCTTGAGGCAACCTCGCAGCAGAAGGTGCTGCTGTGCGGTACCTTCGTCGACACTGCGAGCGAACTGCCAGCCACCACATACAGTCTCCTCCACATATGTAAGACGCTCGCAGTTGAGAAGAGTGGTGCTAACATCAGGACAAAGTAGTTTCAGCTCCACACGTATATCTGACACGCAACGAGGCCCGGGATGACCCCCGCTTGAGCCactcgtcggcggcctcaCAAATCTCCAGCATGCTTGGTTCCCTGATCTGAATATGACTTGGGCGCGTCAAGTTACTGCACGTCGATGCTGCACGTTGAAATAGATTGTCCCTAGGCGGTAGTCCGAGCCGCCGttcagccgctgctgcttgtCGTGATTGCCTCTTGACACGGCACGTTGTTGACCTTGGTAATCAATTCTCACACTGATGAGCGCGTCTTGCCAGACTAGCTTACAGGTTCCGTCTCAGTGATGCAACATTGCGACAAATGGCGGCTCAGCCGTGTCGGCTTGAAAAGGAGCTAGAGGCTCAAACGTTCGATAACTTCTCGTTCGCGAGGGTTTCTGGAAGTTGTGTCTGTTCTTTTGCGGAAAGGACGGGGGACTGTACCTTAAAAGGCGCATCGGAGTTGAGGTATTTCCGATACTCCGAATACATGGACTCATAAACCCGTTTATCCCAAATTATACTCTCGGGGAGGGCGCTGCCAGTGGTAAGCCTTGtagcgcggcctcggcttcCGCAAGTGGGTGCTCTCTATCTTCCGATTTCCATACTTCCTCAATCACAGacccgacgacgacgaacaTCGATTTCATGACGAATTCGGTCGCATAGTAATATAGTGTGTGTTGAAGCTTcagctcctctgcgctgAGGTTGTCCTCGAGAAGCTTCTGGTTAACGTGGACTCGGAGTTTCAGCGACGTTGTCTTGTACCAGGCATGTAGCCGCTGTACTACCTCCTCACGAGCCTGCGTCCCCCGCAGGATAGACGCCGAAGACACGATTTCATTCGCGTCAGCCACATCCACAAGTGTACCTAAAGTATCGAAAACTGTCTCAAGTTGAATCATAGCCAGGGTTCGGATTTGGTCCTTCGTGGAAGCAACCATATTTTTTGCGAACTGCATGAATAGCGCAAACGCAAGAGGGTCATCCTCAGAAGATGACGCGTCTTCCTGCTGCCCCTTTTTCGCTTTCCGGTGTTTTTGCCCTTTGGCGCGTGCTTGCCCAGAAGGGCCTGAGCGCTTGTCTCAATTGCGGTGTTGATGAATTCGGACAAATAGGTGTAGGACTGCCGCAACTCTGAAGGGACATACTCTATTTTTTGCAGGGCGTGGATATCAGCCTCAGATATACTGTCAGGATCTCACCATTTTAAATCGCGCTAAGAAGGGGCATTGTAGCTGGATTCTCCTTAAGCCCTCTCATCTTGGGCAGCGCGCTGAACAGCATCTGAGACTCCAACTCCGCTATTTTGGCAAGCATGCATTGACCTGCCTTCCTCGAAGAATCCAcagacgctgccgcagctgctcgcgccgcaCCGTCTCCTCCAGGTCCCGCTGAGTCTCCACCGAGCTTCGTGGTCACCTGCAGACCCTGCCTCGCTACGGCTCTCCTCTTCTTAGCCGTCAGCCGGGCGCCTGAAGCACCGCCCTCCCCCGCGTCTCCTAAACCCCCCTACGGTCGGTTGCAAGCTACCGGAAATAACTTGATCACGCACACGTTTGTGATGGAGCTACTTATGCTATTCTAAGAGGTTTTGATGGTGTGTGTCTTGACCCTCGACCGCAGTGCTTTGATTTGCTTAAAAAATGTGGTCCTCGCCCTCGTGAAGCGATTGGTGTTATGTTAAGACCCGACATGTTCTGGCACACAGCCGACGATAGACTGACAGTGCCTCATCTTTTTTGGTACGCTGTCGTGGAATAAACGGTTGGATGCTGCTGCGCTTTTACAACTATGTTCAGCATCTGGTTGCCTTAAAGTCTCGGAATGGCAGACAGCGGCGCAACGGTCGTTTGGCTCTGGACTTGATCAGTGCGCTTGCAGATATGCAAGCCGTAGGGTAGCTGCCGTTCCAGCGTATCCAGACTGGTACAGCTTACAATGCCGTCAGACGTTTTAGGTCGGACCGAGAGGGAAGGCTTACGGTTCATCCTAGGTATCAGGGAACGTGGTGGGACCGGCTCCGCGGCCTATCCCCGTCGTCTGGTGGACAGTTGCATTTTGCCCAAGATTTAATAATGTGCGCCGTTTCAGCAGCGCGTTTTGCCGCTTTTGTACAAATTCGCGCTCGCCTTATCGCTCTTCTTGCCCAGTAGGACGGACTGCGGAGGTCTCTGCAGACCAGTTGGAGTTAAAAATAGTTCGCAGATGCCTCGTGGCATCGCAACCTCGTTCGGCACGCTAAGCGGTCTAGTCGAACCCTCAGTTCGTGTAGCGCTCTCGGGAGACCATGGGGACAAGCActtcgcgtctgccgtgTTGGCTCTGTATTGGTGTGCGATAGGATACGATAGTCCTCGCGCGCATGAGGTTGAGAAGCCGGAAGCCGCCACGACGTTTTGTCTACACTGTTTTTCGCTCTGACGCATCCagccttcctctcctgtcCATCTACCACCCTGAACAACACTGGCGGACTGCTAAAGGTCTCCGTTTCTATCTACACGCGCCAACGCGCGTGGTATGCCATGTTTCTGGCAAGCCTTTGACCGCCCCTCCCGTCGATCGAGGAGCCTCTCTGTAGACATGTTGGTTTCCCCAAGGCCACCGAGAGTCAACATTTTTTCTTCACTTTTTACAAGGCATTCGATAGTTCGACGGCCCCGCAGACcttttccgttttttctccGCTGCAGTTCTTGACTTGGTCCC
This DNA window, taken from Besnoitia besnoiti strain Bb-Ger1 chromosome III, whole genome shotgun sequence, encodes the following:
- a CDS encoding hypothetical protein (encoded by transcript BESB_045130) → MAQSPRDFTASAPGDKFQYADEKTDAHSDTGRDESFSSHEMAALAPTESRRREPGVDAGERKREAVDTEREDLQGYALARSEFMSAVPLVNPETPQHYKGTNKVRGRLSSGTGGDPRAKRLPKALATGRAGVRLLSAVAVTAVSVVLARYAFLCVLRVPSSLLSADQNASVSVRRLAAGSGWGQPPASPPTCDNAAQGGSGPPPPPREWPAGHNPPHPVPRDVPAAQQEASEFESGELGTVEGDAVELEEIANTLSAVVGRLSVSRGHMRHGLNALFTTLSSVIPLVDNLRNAAAEVRRQKDSSSGAASSLEEKLSADAGLPPGAASASADAAEEQGVGSQSKSPAGTHFPQTHPEGSRHAADSAGISPVPRESSKPDVQQGSLTGKHGGAAGQEDALLSTGVASVEFLFGSDAEPAKAHEAPTRLPRLPPGTLETGAQSQLSTDPPGAAGPLSSDELGLRFLDPTSPPGPEHMPLSPAYEGSGLSSHSLWGSRTLLELIWGRPHSAPSDSPKRTEAETGSLVSWAHRVRHGAPKKPPAPSAAPSAPPAQPPRQSGASSQPEPQKSRDLGARPKTHMQQSPSTQGSGRAGASRGGSRGSSGKHAAGGKDHAAGSAAGGSSSSGSGSGGSRQTQAAGAGGSGSPPPPGGRKGDGGWSQRGGAEGGAKDDDEGDQKGQKRDKKSKKAKSGRDEPGLGAGRRGPPGGDDDPAAGGAAGSVGGSAGGSAEPTVSQEGAAGGGEDGSRAGRGVGGREASGAKETAAVGEEAQTGDAGEGDAPAAPLTAKQRRALARQSLQAGTKAAGDSAASDRPQETSASGQISSEASGGLEPVLQEIEALEAKVVKHLETLVEALMEKATTRNLLLALENNDDEDIGLDEETMQGLEEIEVTTSEIWQACSHFSELVDEANKKVVEAVVKQHSKSKKRKAKRGEHPAGSFSEEDVLKLGPYMERAKKMKDRARKWIGKMAGFRLRSQVKRMVPHCQPFELPGSEQSEGSPSRQETREATLERMMTWYSETVTQLRALVRQDAANVENPERRAQMEETGHHAARLVAVSAIRSLGQSLLTQWRQDSTASNAAAIQGLNDLLNGFSDGVDLYRNLFIFTYEVFLATFHKDAPFRTNAPFLSPEEQRAHQQAIFRAAVFEKS
- a CDS encoding hypothetical protein (encoded by transcript BESB_045140); the protein is MFAKNMVASTKDQIRTLAMIQLETVFDTLGTLVDVADANEIVSSASILRGTQAREEVVQRLHAWYKTTSLKLRVHVNQKLLEDNLSAEELKLQHTLYYYATEFVMKSMFVVVGSVIEEVWKSEDREHPLAEAEAALQGLPLAAPSPRV